The genomic segment ACTTCTGCACCTCGAAACAGGATGACAGAAGGAGGAATTTTTCCGGCTATTATAGGTACTGTTTATGTAACTTTTATAACTGCTTTTCTGACTATTCCTGTGGGATTTGCGACAGCTATTTACTTGACTGAATATGCAAAACAGGGCAAACTGACCCGGATTATCCGGATGGCAATTAGAAACCTTTCTGGTGTACCTTCTATTGTCTACGGTCTTTTTGGTGTGGCCTTATTTGTTGAAACTCTAAAGTTTGGATATTCCCTTCTTTCTGCCGGTATGACATTGGGATTGATGACCCTTCCTGTGGTAATTACCGCTAGTGAAGAAGCACTAAAAACAGTTCCAAAGTCATATCGGGAAGGTGCCCTGGCCTTGGGGGCTACCCGTTGGCAGGCTATAAAGACCAATGTTTTACCTGCAGCTTTACCCGGTATGTTGACCGGAGCTATTCTGGGACTTTCCAGAGCTGCCGGTGAGACTGCACCGATACTTTTTACAGGAGCAGCTTTCTTTTTACCTTTTTTGCCTGATAGTATAACAAGTCAGTTTATGGCATTACCATATCATCTCTACGTTTTGTCTACTCAACATCATTCGATTATGAAAGTTCGACCGTTAGCATATGGTACAGCTCTGGTATTGATAACTCTGGTTTTGACAATGAATCTTTTGGCTATTATTATGCGGTATCGGTTTAGATCTAAATTTAAAAAAATAAGGTAAAGGCGCCAGATAATTTTGAATTTAAAGAAGGTGGTGTGATATATGACAATTAAGACTGGTATTGAAACAAAAATTGAAGTAAAAAATCTGAATGTTTATTATGGTAATTTTCATGCTTTAAAGAATATTTCTCTCAATATCTATAAGAATCGTGTTACTGCTCTTATTGGGCCGTCAGGTTGCGGCAAATCTACATTTTTAAGGACCCTAAACCGGATGAATGACCTGATTGAGGGAAGCAGGGTAGTAGGTGAAGTAATTATAGATGGTCAAAATATTTATGATAAAGATGTGGATGTGGTTGAGTTAAGGAAACGGGTGGGTATGGTCTTTCAGCGTCCAAATCCATTCCCCAAATCTATTTATGATAATGTGGCGTATGGTCCGCGTATTCATGGAATCAAAGATCGTAATATATTGGATGAAATTGTGGAAGAGAGTTTAAAGGCTAGTGCTCTCTGGGATGAAGTTAAAGACCGCCTCCATGATTCTGCTATGGGCCTATCTGGGGGACAGCAACAGCGGCTCTGTATTGCCAGAGCTTTAGCAGTGAAACCGGAAATTATTCTGATGGATGAACCTGCTTCTGCTTTAGACCCTATTGCTACCGGTAGAATTGAAGAATTGATTGATGTATTACGGGAAAATTATACCATTATTATCGTAACCCACAGTATGCAGCAGGCGGCCCGGGTTTCTGATTATACTGCATTTTTCCTGATGGGTGAGCTGATTGAATATAATGAGACAGGAATTATTTTTGAAAGACCTTCCGATCAGAGAACAGAGGATTATATTACCGGTCGCTTTGGTTAATATAAAAATCTCTGGTTAAGCGATATACAAACAGTTATATGGTTAAACTTCAAAAAGCTAATTTTTGCTCCTTGAGAAGTTTTTCGAACTATCTAAAGCTCGATTTCCGCCGGAATAAGGCTTCCTAATCAAAGGGCCCTCCTGGCCTTAGAACTAGCTCATCACCTCCTGTGATGAGGCCTTATTTCGTCGGAAATCTCGCTAAGATGGTTTAGCGAAAAATTTCTATGTCACTCAAAATTGGCTTTTTGCAGTATAATCTTATATTGGTTAAAAATTATAAAACGGATGTTACTAAATCTATTATAAATATGTTATAATTACTAAAAAAGTATAGAGAGGAGGGAGCATTATGGCTAGAAGGAGTTTCGATGAAGAGCTAAATGCACTTAAAGAAGAGATGCTTAAGATGGGTTCATATGTGGAAGAAGCTATTCATAAGGCAGTCAAGTCTCTGGCAGAGCAAGATGTTGAATTGGCGGTAGAAGTCTGTGAAAAAGATGAACGAATAGATGAGTATGAGGTATTGATTGAAGAAAAGTGTATCCGTTTGATAGCTCTTCAACAACCTGTAGCTAAGGATTTACGGACTATTGGAATGATTATAAAGATTATTACTGACCTGGAAAGAATAGGTGATAATGCCTGTAATATTGCCCGGATAACACAAAAGATAGGTAAGGAACCTTTGATTAAACCATTGATTGATATTCCTCGAATGGCTGATTTAGCATGTGAGATGGTTCATCAGAGTTTAAATGCTTTTGTAAATCAAGACCCGGAACTGGCCCGTGAGATTGCCAGAAAAGATGACGAAGTGGATATTTTAAATGCGCAAATTTTTAGAGAACTACTTACCTTTATGATGGCTGATCCATCTACCATTAATCAGTCAACCTATCTACTTTTTGTAGGGCGATATCTGGAGAGGATTGCAGACCACGCTACTAATATTTGCGAGCGAATTATTTATATGACAACAGGTCAACGGGAAAGTTTTTAAAATGAAAACTAAACCTGTGGCTTAAAAAACCGTGTTTTTTGTTTTATCAGTTTTTATTAAGTTTGTCTGCATGATTAAACTGCAAAAAGCTAATTTTGAGCGCTATAGAAATTTTTCGTTAAACCATCTTAGTGAGATTGGATTACTGAAATCGAACTTTAGATGGTTCGAAAAATTTCTTTATGAAGTGAAAAATTAGCTTTTTGCAGTAAGATCCTTTATATATTTTTAAGAAGAAGAAATATAATTGAGCTTGTTGACAAACCTTTCTTTTTTAGAGACTTACCCGTGCACTGCCAGAAAAACTAAATATAATTTCTGAAGTGTATAAGTCAAGGTTGAAGCCAGGAAGGCGAAAACCTTGACTTTTAAGGACGCGCAGCCAGGATGGCGGAGCGTCCGGTAGCAGAAGAAATTATATTTAGTTTTTCTATTCCTCCTGTGGAAGCAAGTTATATGCACCCCCTTTTTTCAACAGTCTGAAATATAATTTTTATTCTTAAATAATTCGAAATATAGTTGAAATTGTTTTAAGCATATGGTAATATTAATAAAAATAAAATAATTTTTATGATTAAACTGCAAAAAGCTAATTTTGAGCGCCATAGAAATTTTTCGTTTAGCCATTTTAGTGAGATTGGATTACTGAAATCGAATTTTTTTTAAATGGCTCGAAAAATTTCTTTGTGAAGCAAAAAATTAGCTTTTTATATAAAATGCTATATCAGGGGGTGGTAGAGTAGTAGAGAAGAATAGTAGTTTCTGATTTTAAGGTTAATTTAATTATTATGAAGAAGCGAGGAGGTAGAAAGAATGTTTAAAAGAATTTCTGTTTTAGCGTTGTTTGTATTTTTTGTTATTATTTTGACGGGTACTATTTTTGCTGAACCTAAGTATGGAGGAACTTTAATTTGGGGGCGCGGTGGAGATTCGGTTGGATTAGATCCTATTTGTGAAACTGATGGAGAATCTTTTAAAGTAACTCAACAGATTTTTGATACCCTTGTTGAGTATGAACCGGGAACTACTAATATTAAGCCAGCATTGGCTACTTCCTGGTCGGTTAGTGAAGATGGTTTAACCTGGACTTTCAAACTTCGAAAGGGAGTAAAATTCCATGATGGAACTCCGTTTAATGCTGAAGCTGTAAAGTTTAACTTTGACCGCTGGAGACTTAAAGATCATCCCTACCATATACCTGGTGAATTTAAGTATTATGGTTGGATGTTTGGTGATGATTTACCAGGGGTTATTCAGGATGTTGTTGTTATAGATGATTATACTATTCAATTTGTGTTAAAACAGAAGTTTGCTACTTTCCTTGCTAACCTGGCTATGGTGCCATTTGGTATCTCCAGTCCTACTGCCATAAAAAAATGGGGAGATGACTATTTTACCCATCCAGTAGGTACAGGTCCATTTAAGTTTGTTGAATGGATAAAGGGTGATAGAATTATTCTTGAAGCTAATGAAGATTATTGGGATGGTAGACCTTATCTGGATAAGATAGTTTTCCGTTCCATTCCTGATAATGGTGCAAGATTTATGGAATTACAGGCTGGAACTGTTGATATAATTGATGGTGTTAGCCCCAATGATGTTGAAATACTTAAAAAGACAAAAGGCTTAAAGTTAGTGTTACGTCCCAGTATGAACATTGGTTATTTTGGTTTAAATCAGCGGTTTGAACCTTTGAAAAATGTTCTGGTTCGTCGGGCTATTTGCCATGCTATTGATAAGGAAGCAATTATCGAAGCTTTCTATGCTGGCTTAGCAATTCCAGCCAAAAATGTATTACCTCCGTCTCTCTGGGGTTATAATGATGAAATTGAAGATTATGAATATAACCCTGCTAAAGCGAAAGAACTGTTAGCTGAAGCCGGTTATCCAGATGGCTTTGAGATGGAATTATGGGCAATGCCAGTACCGAGACCATATATGCCGCAGCCAAAGTTAATTGCTCAGGCTATTCAACAGTATCTGGCTGAAGTTGGTATCAAAACCAAGATTGTAACTTATGATTGGGGTACTTATCTGGATAAATCTAGAGAAGGTTTGGCTGATTCATATCTTTTAGGTTGGACCGGAGATAATGGTGACCCTGACAACTTCATTTATGTATTACTTGATAAGACTAATAATGACCGGCATGCTTATGTGAATGATGAATTACATGAGATATTAGTTAAAGCTCAACAAATTTTCGATCAAGAAGAGAGAGCAGCTTTATATAAAAAAGCTCAGGTTATTATTCATAATGACGCTCCATTTGTATTCCTGGTACATTCAACTCCTCCATTAGGATTGAAAGAAAATATTGAGGGTTATATTCCAAGTCCAACTGGTAGTGAAAAATTAAATACTGTCTGGAAAAGATAAAATGTATGCGGTCTTTTGACCGCATACATTTTACCAATTAAAGGAGAGATGGAGGTAGAGAAAATGTATTCTTATATAGTGAAGAGAATTCTTTTTTTAATACCGATATTACTTGGTGTTTCATTTCTGGTATTTTTGATGATTCATCTAGTTCCAGGTGATCCGGCAGTTGTGATGTTAGGTGAAAAGGCAACTCCAGAGATGTTAGAAATGGTAAGAGAAGAATTGGGACTTAATGATCCGATGTTAGTTCAGTATTTTAGATTTCTTAAGAGATTATTGCATTTGGATTTAGGTAGAGCAATTATTTCAAATGTACCTGTTAGTGAGGAGATTGGTCAACGTTTTCCAGCAACTGCTGAGCTGACTTTTTTCAGTATGCTATTTGCGGTGATTGTTGGAATACCAGTGGGAATTTTGGCAGCATGTAAACAGAACTCTATTTTTGATAATATTAGTATGCTTGTTGCTTTATTTGGTGTTTCTATGCCCATTTTCTGGTTAGGACTTATGTTGATCTGGTTGTTTAGTGTTAAGTTGGGTTGGTTACCACCGTCTGCCCGTATTACAGTGGGAGTTGAATTAAAGCGAGTGACAAATTTATATGTTTTAGATAGTTTACTGACTGGAAATTTTAAAGCGCTAAAAGATGTCCTGTCACATTTAGTTTTGCCTTCTCTGGCTTTAGGTACTATTCCAATGGCTATTATTGCTAGAATGACCAGGTCAAGTATGTTAGAAGTGTTACGGCAAGACTATATTAGAACAGCATATGCTAAAGGTTTACATTCAAGGGTTGTTGTTTATAAACATGCTTTTAAAAATGCATTGATTCCAATTGTAACAGTGGTTGGTTTGCAGTTTGGTCTTTTGCTTGGAGGTGCTGTTTTAACTGAAACTATTTTCTCATGGCCCGGAATTGGAAAGCTTTCCTATGATGCTATTATGGCACGGGATTTTCCTCTTGTGCAGGGAGCAGTTTTAGTTATTTCAATGAGTTTTGTTTTTATAAATTTGATTGTAGATATTACTTATTCTTTTATTGATCCTAGGATTCACTATAGTTAGCCGGTAGGAGAGGAGGGCGTAGTATGGCAAAGAAGAAAGATAAAGTTTCAGATAACCTCTGGAAAAATGCCTGGAAACGGCTTTTGAAAAATAGGGCAGCTGTTTTGGGAATGGTTATTATCGCACTGATTGTATTTTCTGCGATTTTTGCACCGTATATAGCACCCTATGATCCAATAAAGCAGAATATACTGGCCCGGTATAAACCACCTTCTGCTAAACATTTATTGGGTACTGATGAACTGGGCAGGGATATTTTAAGCAGAATAATTTACGGAGCCAGATATTCTTTATTGATTGGAATTATTTCCATTAGTCTGGCTTTAATATTTGGAATAATTTTGGGGGTTCTGGCTGGTTATTATGGTGGTCTGGTTGATCTTTTAATTATGAGAGTTGTTGATATTATGTTGGCTTTTCCATATATTTTATTGGCCATTGCCATCGTTGCTATTTTGGGGCCTGAACTTCGAAATGCAATGATTGCAATTAGTATCGTTAATATTCCTAAATTTGCCCGGATCATTCGCTCTTCTGTTCTTTCAATTAAAGAGAGTGAATATGTTCAAGCGGCTAAAGCTTTGGGGGCTTCTGATTTAAGAATTATTATAAAATATTTACTGCCAAATAGTATGGCACCACTTATTGTTCAGTCTACATTAAGTATTGCCTCAGCTATTCTTAGTGCAGCAGGGTTAAGTTTTTTAGGACTGGGTGCCCAACCTCCTACTCCCGAGTGGGGAGCTATGTTAAGTGATGCCCGTTCTGCTCTGCAGCTGGCTCCCTGGGTTGTTACTTTTCCAGGTATTGCAATTATGCTTAATGTATTGGGTTTCAATTTATTAGGTGATGGATTGCGAGATGCTCTGGATCCAAAACTAAAAAATTGATAATTTGGTACATTGCCCCTTTGAGCAATTGCTTAAAGGGGCTTTTGATTTTACAGCAAAAAGCTAATTTTTCGCTTTATAAAGAAATTTTTCGAATCATCTAAAGTTTGATTTCAGTAATCCAATCTCACTAAGATGGTTTAACGAAAAATTTCAATAGTGCTCAAAATTAGCTTTTTTAAGTTTGATCATAGGTATTAAAAAGTAATTTTTTTGAAGGAATTTTAGGAGAAATGTCTAATATAATAAGAGAACATAGTTCGATTTAAAATAAAATACAGTTCAAAAAAATTATTAACTAAGTTCTAATACTATATAAGGGCAGAAGGAAGTAGAAATCAAAATTCTGTGATCCAGGAGTTAATTTATTCATATTTCAAAATTTTTATAAAAATTAATTTAATTGATTCGCGGTATTTTTTAATAATTTAATAGAAATTATCGAGTCTATAATTAATGTTGTAAAGAAAAAATTATAAAAATAAAAAGGTATTTGCTGGCTCCATTGAATTAATTAGTTGCGAACTAAAAACCAAAGAAAGAAGTCCAGCAAATGCAAGATAATAATATTATAAAATTTCCTGATTTGCCAGACATTATTGCAACTGAAATTATTTCAACGGAGGACAGGTATATTTTTATTGCTGAAGCAAAGAAAAATCACATTGTGTGTCCTCAGTGTGGTAATATCACTAATAAAATCTATGATACAAAATGGTAAAATATTAGAAACATCCCCATAAGAGGTAAATTAGTAATCATTAGACCTCTAAAAAAAGATATCGTTGCCTTGTTATCATAAGAGGGGTATCCCTGAAAAATATGAAAGCATTGATAAATATGCCCGTAAAACCAAACGCTTTGATAAATATCTTGCTAAAGAAACTGTCAGCAAGGATTATTCTAAACTTGCTAGAGAAAACGGGTTAAGTTATACAGCTGTTAATAATGCAGTTAAAAAAGTAATTGACCCTCTCATTGAACAATAAGTTTCAAAACTTAGTCAATTAAAAGCCATCAGTATCGATGAATTTGCAGTTTTAAAACGCCATAAATATGTAGTTAGAATCGAGAGTTAATTGACATTTTACCTACTCGCAAAAAGGATGATTTAATTAACTACTTTAATTGTTAGGAAGATGAGCAAAGACGACAGATTCAATCGATCTCTATGGATATATTGTGTCCGTTCAAAACAGTAGCAGATGCAGCATTTACTCATGAAAAAATTGTTATAGATAAATTTCACCTTGTAACTTTAATGAACAAAGCCCTTGACGAAGTTAGAAAACAAGTTCAACAAACACTAAATAATCATCAGAGAAGAAAGTTTTTTCAAAGTCGTTTATTACTCCAAAAACGAGCTGAAGAACTGACAGATGAAGAACATGAAAAGCTCATCGAATTATTTGAACTCAGCCCAGCTTTAGAAAAAGCCTGGGAACTAAAAGAGGAATTCAAAGACTTATTGCAGCTAGATGATGTAAAAGAAGCCACCAGAGCTCTGAAAAGGTGGTATAAAGAAATAATAAAAAGCAAGCGGATGCCTTTTTACCAGGTAAAAAAGATAATACAAAGATAAGAAGAAAAAATACTAAATTATTTTAAGATAACCAATGGCTTTGCTGAAAATATCAATAACAAGATTAAATTGATCAAAAGGATTGGATATGGTGTTCCAAATGTTATGAATCTAAGGAGAAGAGTATTTAATGCAATGTTAAGTTATTAAATTTAAATGTTTATTTCAAAATCAATTTACCAATCAATTCAACGGAGCCAACTTATCTTTCACAATATTTGACGGAGAACCAAAAAAATAATTTTTTTGAAGGAATTTTAGGGGAAATGTCTAATATAATAAGAGAACATAGTTCAATTTAAAATAAAATACAGTTCAAAAAATATATTAACCAAGTTCTTATATTATTGTAAATTTAACGATAGGTTATTTAAGAAAGTTTATACTATATAAAGAAGGGAGGTTTAATATTAAGTACACAAAGAAATAAATAAATTTATAAATAAAAATATATAATAAAGGAGTGATATGATTGGATTTAAAAAATTTGGAAGGTATTATTCCGCCTATGGTAACACCTTTTGATGAAAATGAAGAACTTGATCTAGAAGCTACAAGAAGAGAAGTTAAATATCTTCTTAGTAAAGATATTGCTGGAATTAGTATAGGGGGTAGTACAGGAGAGGGCGCTTTGTTATCTAATGAAGAAATTAAGAAAATGATAGAAATAATAGTTGAAGAAAATAAGAAAAAAATACCTATAATAGCAGGAATAATCAGAAATTCAACAAAAGAAGCGGTAGAAACTGCTTTAGTAGCAAAAGAAGCTGGAGCAAATATGCTTTTAGTGACACCGGTCTATTACCATGGAGCAACAGATGAAGGGAATTATGAATATTATAAAATAATAGCTGAAGAAGTTGGATTGCCAATTATTGTATATAATGTTGTACCGACAAATCAGATAACGCCAGAAGTAATGTTAAGAATAAGTGAAATAGAAAAGGTTATAGGAATAAAACAGGTAGGAGCTGAAGCATTAACTGCAATGGTGGCAGCATGTGGAGATAAAATAAAAGTGTTTAGTGCATGTGATGATATGCTTTATGGTACATATGTGTCAGGGGCTTGTGGAGCAATAGCTGCGATAGCAACAGCAGTTCCAGAATTATGTATTAAACAATGGAAGGCATTTAAAAATGGAGATCAAAAAACGGCACAAGAGATTCATAAAAAATTATATCATGTTTTTAAAGCATATGATGCTCGACCGTTTCCAGGAAAAATTAAGACATTGATAAATCTATTAGGTAGATCAGTAGGAAAAGCAAGAAGTCCAATAAAAGAACCAGATAAAAAAGAAATAGAATCTATAAAAGAGAAATTAAGACGAGCAGGTTTGATGTAAAATTAAATGCATTAAAATTATCTTAATATTTTAATTAGAATGAAGAAAAGAATAGTTCAAAATATTTAGTATATAAGATTTTAATCTAAAAAAATTATTAAAGGAGATGAAAATTATGAAAAAGATACTTATTGTGAGATTAATCACTTTTATGGTCTTAACTTTTATGGTTTTATCTGTAGCGGGGTTAGTTTTTGCAAGTGATTTTCCAAGTAAACCTATAAAATTAATAGTTCCATGGGCTCCAGGTGGTGGCACTGATACTTTAGCTAGAGCTCTTGCTAAATTCGGTAAAAAGCATTTTGGAGTACCTATAGTGGTACAAAATATTGAGGGTGGTATGGGTGCTATTGCTTTACAGAGAGTAAAAGCTTCAAAACCAACAGGATATGAACTGGTAGTAGCTTCAGGTTATGTAGGTTGGATGGACAAGATACGCCAATTTCCTGTTAATTTTGATGATTTCACCAAAATTATGTCCTTAAATCGAGATCCCGCTGCATTAACAGTTGCTGCAGATGCTCCATGGGATACTATAGAGGAATTTATAGAATATGCTAAAAAACATCCTGGAGAAATAACTATTGGACATTCAGGTGAGGGTTTAGTATGGCATATTGCAGCAGCAAGTATTGCTGATTATTTTGATCTAGAATTTACCTATGTTCCATATAATGGGGCAGCACCTGCAATTGCCGCAGTAATGGGGGGGCAGATAGATGCAGTTACTGTCTCTGGGGCAGAAGTAGCTTCTCAAGTAATGGCTGGAAAATTGAAGTGTTTAGGTATTATGGGAGCAAAGCGTTTAGAGCCGTTACCTAACGTTCCTACCTTCAAGGAGCTAGGTTACGATATAGAAGTTTATACTTATAGAGGTTTAGTTGGTCCTAAAGGAATTCCAGAGGAAAGGGTTAAAAAACTTTATGAAGGTTTTACGAAGATAATGCAAGAAGAAGAGTTTATAAAAACAATGAAAAATCTTGGTCTCGGGATATATTGTCTTGGTCCTGAGGAATTTAGTAAATTTATCGAGAAACAAAGTGCTCAAGCTCTCAAGTCACTTAAAAGACTTGGCTTGATAAAATAAATTAATAATCTACCCCCAGGGTTACCCTTGGTGCCCTGGGTAACCTTCTAATATTAAAACCTAAAAGAGAGGTGATTGATTTGGATCAACAATCAAAATTTGACATACTAATAGCTATTAGTTTATCTCTTATAAGTTTCTTAGTTTTTTGGATTAGTAAAGATTTTCCTACATTACAAAACGGGATTGGTCCGAGTGCGTTTCCTAAAATATTAGCTGGATTACTTATAATTTTTAGTATTGTTCTTGTTTTTAAGGCGGTAAGAAATGAATCTAAAAGACCAGCCATTTTTAAAGGATTTACGAAAGGTTTAAAGCTTATTTTGGTGGTTGTTATAATTTTGATTAGTTACATAAAAGTAATAGAAATTTTAGGTTTTATATTATCTTCCAGTTTGTTATTGTTTATTTTGATGTTTATTTTTGGTGAAAAAAGAAAAATGGTTCTAACTTTAGTACCAATAGGTTTTACAGTGATTTTATATCTAGCATTTAAGAAATTAGCGATGGTTCCTTTACCGGAAGGAATTATTGAAAAACTTTTTGGTTAGGGGGAAATAAAAATGATTCATTTCTTATTAAAGGGTTTTTCAATAGTTTTTTCTCATCCAATCAATATATTAGTTGTAATTTTCGGAGTTGGAATAGGAATTATTATTGGAGCTATGCCAGGTTTAACTGCAACTATGGGGATAGCTATAGCTCTACCTCTTACATTTGGTATGCCTCCAGAAGTAGGATTAACATTATTATGTAGCATTTTTATTGGTGGGATTCATGGTGGAGGAATTCCAGGGATCTTAATAAAAACTCCTGGTACTCCAGCTTCGGCAGCTACTATATCAGATGGTTTTGCTTTAACAGAAAAAGGAGAGGCTAGTAAAGCTTTAGGTATTCATGCTTTTTCATCATCAGCTGGAAGTTTTTTGGCCACACTTATTCTAATTTTTGCTTCTACTTTATTAGCTAACTTTGCATTGAAGTTTGGTGCAGCGGAGTACTTTTTACTAGCCATTTTTGGATTAAGTATAATTTCTGCAGTAACTGGTAAATCAATACTGAAAGGCCTCATTGCAGCAACATTAGGGCTTTTAATCTCTACAATTGGTTTGGATCCAATTATTGGATTCCCTCGTTTTACATTTGGTAATTATAATTTAATGAATGGTTTTTCCTTAGTTCCAGCTTTGATAGGACTGTTTGCAATTTCTCAAATTTTTTCAGAGATAGAAAATATAGACGTTTCTATTGTAAAGGCTAAGAAAGTTAAGGTGAATTTACCTAGTTTCAAAAATATAAAGAAATGTTTTCCTACAATAATTCGTTCTGCGATTATGGGGACATTTATTGGGGCGATCCCTGGTCCAGGAGCTATTTTAGGTTCTTTTATACCGTATGGAGATGCAAAAAGAAGATCAAAAAACCCTGAAAAATTTGGGCAAGGAGCATTAGAGGGTATAGCTGCAGCAGAATCTGGGAATAATTCGGCTGCAATAGGAGCGTTAATTCCTACACTTACCTTAGGAATACCGGGGGAGGCTGCAACTGCTGTTTTACTAGGTGGACTTATGATCTTAGGATTACGACCAGGACCTATGCTTTTTAAAGATAATCCTGAAATTGTATATACGGTTTTTGCTAGCATAATGTTGGCAGCTTTAGTATTACTTATCGAGGGTTTATTTTTAGCTCAATATATGGGTAAGCTTATTACAATACCAAAGAAAGTATTATTACCTAGTATATTGTTATTATGTATTATTGGCTCATTTGCAATAAGGAATAGCGTTTTTGATATAGGGGTTGCTTTAGGGTTTGGAATATTGGGTTATTTTTTAACTCAATTAAATTATCCGGTTGTTCCTATTTTATTGGGTTTAATATTGGGACCAATAGCTGAGTCCAATTTTCGAAGGGCTTTAATAATTTCTAAAGGGAGCTTTATGATATTTTTTAATAATTGGCTTGACATAGGTTTAATTCTGTTGACCATAGTTTCGTTGATATTAGGTTTTAAAATGAACCAGAGTTTAAATAGAATAACCAGAGAATCATCTCATCTGAATGAAAAAGTACAAAAGGGTTAAAATGTGACGAAGTTAATCAAATTTTACTTAACTTTATAAATTAATTATTTTGGAAGGAGGAAGTTTTATGTTCAACAAAGAAACTTATGGCAAAATACTTGTACCAATGGTGACTCCTTTTAAAGAAGATCAAAGTGTAGATTATAATGCCGCTGTAGGTGTAGCTGAAAAATTGATTGAAGAGGGTAAGGCAGATTCGATAATAGTTGCGGGAACAACTGGTGAATTTTTTACAATGAATTTTGAAGAAAGAGTAAAACTTTTTAAAGTTATTAAAGAAGCAGTAGGAAACAAAATTCCTCTAATTGCGGGGACAGGTTCAGCTTCAACGGTGGAAACTATCGCATTAAGTAAAAAAGCAGAGGAATTAGGTTATGAATTAGTAATGGTTGTTGCGCCCTATTATACCAAACCCAATCAAAACGAGATTTTTAATCATTTCAAAAAAGTAGCTGAAGCGATTGATATTCCAATGATCCTATATAATATTCCTATATTTACTGGTGTAAATATTGATCCCGAGACAGTAGCCAGACTTTCAGAGATAGAGAATATTGTTGGTATTAAAGAAGAAGCTGAGTTTAATCCTAAACAGGTCACTGAGTTTATTAATGTAACTCCTGACGATTTTATAATTTATAATGGAGATGACACTATGGTTATAGAAACTTTTGCTCAGGGAGGAGAACAAAGAATAGGAGGTGTAGTTAGCGGGGGGTCTCACCTTATAGGAGAACATATGCGAAAA from the Anoxybacter fermentans genome contains:
- a CDS encoding dihydrodipicolinate synthase family protein, yielding MDLKNLEGIIPPMVTPFDENEELDLEATRREVKYLLSKDIAGISIGGSTGEGALLSNEEIKKMIEIIVEENKKKIPIIAGIIRNSTKEAVETALVAKEAGANMLLVTPVYYHGATDEGNYEYYKIIAEEVGLPIIVYNVVPTNQITPEVMLRISEIEKVIGIKQVGAEALTAMVAACGDKIKVFSACDDMLYGTYVSGACGAIAAIATAVPELCIKQWKAFKNGDQKTAQEIHKKLYHVFKAYDARPFPGKIKTLINLLGRSVGKARSPIKEPDKKEIESIKEKLRRAGLM
- a CDS encoding tripartite tricarboxylate transporter permease, which gives rise to MIHFLLKGFSIVFSHPINILVVIFGVGIGIIIGAMPGLTATMGIAIALPLTFGMPPEVGLTLLCSIFIGGIHGGGIPGILIKTPGTPASAATISDGFALTEKGEASKALGIHAFSSSAGSFLATLILIFASTLLANFALKFGAAEYFLLAIFGLSIISAVTGKSILKGLIAATLGLLISTIGLDPIIGFPRFTFGNYNLMNGFSLVPALIGLFAISQIFSEIENIDVSIVKAKKVKVNLPSFKNIKKCFPTIIRSAIMGTFIGAIPGPGAILGSFIPYGDAKRRSKNPEKFGQGALEGIAAAESGNNSAAIGALIPTLTLGIPGEAATAVLLGGLMILGLRPGPMLFKDNPEIVYTVFASIMLAALVLLIEGLFLAQYMGKLITIPKKVLLPSILLLCIIGSFAIRNSVFDIGVALGFGILGYFLTQLNYPVVPILLGLILGPIAESNFRRALIISKGSFMIFFNNWLDIGLILLTIVSLILGFKMNQSLNRITRESSHLNEKVQKG
- a CDS encoding tripartite tricarboxylate transporter TctB family protein, which gives rise to MDQQSKFDILIAISLSLISFLVFWISKDFPTLQNGIGPSAFPKILAGLLIIFSIVLVFKAVRNESKRPAIFKGFTKGLKLILVVVIILISYIKVIEILGFILSSSLLLFILMFIFGEKRKMVLTLVPIGFTVILYLAFKKLAMVPLPEGIIEKLFG
- the dapA gene encoding 4-hydroxy-tetrahydrodipicolinate synthase — protein: MFNKETYGKILVPMVTPFKEDQSVDYNAAVGVAEKLIEEGKADSIIVAGTTGEFFTMNFEERVKLFKVIKEAVGNKIPLIAGTGSASTVETIALSKKAEELGYELVMVVAPYYTKPNQNEIFNHFKKVAEAIDIPMILYNIPIFTGVNIDPETVARLSEIENIVGIKEEAEFNPKQVTEFINVTPDDFIIYNGDDTMVIETFAQGGEQRIGGVVSGGSHLIGEHMRKMIEAFLEGKVQQAAEMQQKFLPLFRVLGQNGRTNPVSLLKEAMKMVGYNAGIPRLPLTPGTEEEKEEIKKVMKKLEII
- a CDS encoding tripartite tricarboxylate transporter substrate binding protein, with translation MKKILIVRLITFMVLTFMVLSVAGLVFASDFPSKPIKLIVPWAPGGGTDTLARALAKFGKKHFGVPIVVQNIEGGMGAIALQRVKASKPTGYELVVASGYVGWMDKIRQFPVNFDDFTKIMSLNRDPAALTVAADAPWDTIEEFIEYAKKHPGEITIGHSGEGLVWHIAAASIADYFDLEFTYVPYNGAAPAIAAVMGGQIDAVTVSGAEVASQVMAGKLKCLGIMGAKRLEPLPNVPTFKELGYDIEVYTYRGLVGPKGIPEERVKKLYEGFTKIMQEEEFIKTMKNLGLGIYCLGPEEFSKFIEKQSAQALKSLKRLGLIK